A genomic region of Deinobacterium chartae contains the following coding sequences:
- a CDS encoding LLM class flavin-dependent oxidoreductase, which produces MNPVPFEIGIYTFGERTPDPASGQLVSAEQRIRDLLEEVELADQAGLDVFGLGEHHRPDYVVSNPAVVLGAAAARTRRIRLSSAVTVLGTDDPVRVFQAFSTLDLISGGRAEIMAGRGSFIESFPLFVGNSLELYDELFAEKLDLLLKLRAHERVTWSGRHRTPALRDQPVYPRPLQDPLPVWLAVGGTPPSAVRAGTLGLPMALAIIGGQPERFVPFVELYRDAARRAGHDPARLPLGINSHGYVADTSQRAADEFYAPYAQVMTALGRERGWPPTTRAQYEALRGPRGALLVGDPQQVAEKILFEHELFGHTRFLMQMSVGTLPHAQILRSIELLGTEVAPLVRREIARRTASPSSSA; this is translated from the coding sequence ATGAACCCTGTCCCCTTCGAAATCGGCATCTACACCTTCGGCGAGCGCACCCCTGACCCGGCCAGCGGACAGCTCGTCAGCGCCGAGCAGCGCATCAGGGACCTGCTCGAGGAGGTCGAGCTGGCCGACCAGGCAGGCCTCGACGTTTTTGGGCTCGGCGAGCATCACCGTCCCGACTACGTGGTCTCAAACCCGGCGGTCGTGCTCGGTGCCGCCGCCGCCCGAACCCGCCGCATTCGCCTCAGCAGCGCGGTCACGGTGCTCGGTACCGACGATCCGGTACGGGTATTCCAGGCTTTTTCCACCCTCGACCTGATCTCCGGCGGGCGGGCCGAGATCATGGCGGGCCGCGGGTCGTTCATCGAGTCCTTCCCGCTGTTCGTCGGCAACAGCCTCGAGCTGTACGACGAGCTCTTTGCAGAAAAACTCGATCTGCTGCTGAAGCTGCGCGCCCACGAGCGCGTGACCTGGTCGGGCCGCCACCGCACCCCGGCGCTGCGCGACCAGCCGGTCTATCCGCGCCCGCTGCAAGACCCGCTGCCGGTGTGGCTGGCAGTGGGCGGAACCCCGCCCTCGGCGGTGCGCGCCGGAACGCTGGGCCTGCCCATGGCGCTGGCGATCATCGGCGGTCAGCCCGAGCGCTTCGTACCGTTTGTGGAGCTGTACCGCGACGCGGCCCGGCGGGCGGGCCACGACCCGGCCCGGCTGCCGCTGGGCATCAACTCGCACGGTTACGTGGCCGACACCTCGCAGCGCGCCGCCGACGAGTTCTACGCGCCCTACGCCCAGGTCATGACCGCGCTGGGCCGCGAGCGCGGCTGGCCGCCCACCACCCGGGCGCAGTACGAGGCCCTGCGCGGCCCGAGGGGGGCGCTGCTGGTGGGCGACCCGCAGCAGGTGGCCGAGAAGATCCTGTTCGAGCACGAACTGTTCGGCCACACGCGCTTTCTGATGCAGATGAGTGTGGGCACCCTGCCGCACGCCCAGATCCTGCGCTCCATCGAACTGCTGGGCACCGAGGTCGCTCCGCTGGTGCGCCGCGAAATTGCGCGCCGCACCGCCAGCCCCTCGAGTTCCGCGTAA
- a CDS encoding cupin domain-containing protein: MTDIDLLIEQARGPYTQAEISVVNDHAVSLSVFEGQYPWHRHPESDETFVCLRGCLVLEVEGQLEVRLQPGGVYTVPAGVAHRSRGEGRTANLSIGVRERVTEMLE, from the coding sequence ATGACCGACATCGACTTGCTCATCGAACAGGCCAGGGGCCCTTATACCCAGGCCGAGATCAGTGTTGTCAACGACCACGCGGTGAGCCTGAGCGTGTTCGAGGGGCAGTATCCCTGGCACCGTCACCCGGAGAGCGACGAGACGTTCGTGTGTTTGCGCGGGTGTTTGGTCCTCGAGGTCGAGGGGCAGCTCGAGGTGCGCCTGCAGCCCGGTGGGGTGTACACGGTACCTGCGGGGGTGGCGCACCGCTCGCGCGGGGAGGGACGCACGGCCAACCTGAGCATCGGCGTGCGGGAGCGCGTTACCGAAATGCTCGAGTAG
- a CDS encoding M48 family metalloprotease: MTETAKTLMLLAALGGLLVLAGWAAAGIPGAVLALILAAAALSTVYFKADHWALRASGAEPLEPGAHPRLQLALERLSVRAGVPTPRLYRIPSAACNAFSVGRDPSRAVIALTDGLLARLPQRELEGVLAHELSHIRYRDSLTVSVVVALALALTGVAAWTAWIGGDEDQDAPGPLFLLLAPLAALLVQLGISREREYAADADAARLTADPEGLARALELLGRADGTRAPYTRRPATASLYIVAPACTPRALRWFSTHPPLEERVTRLRRMALGGYPQL, from the coding sequence ATGACAGAAACCGCCAAGACCCTGATGTTGCTGGCCGCACTCGGCGGCCTGCTGGTCCTGGCGGGCTGGGCTGCCGCCGGAATTCCCGGCGCCGTTCTCGCTTTGATCCTGGCCGCCGCTGCCCTGAGCACCGTCTACTTCAAGGCCGACCACTGGGCGCTGCGGGCCAGCGGAGCCGAGCCCCTCGAGCCGGGCGCCCACCCCCGGCTGCAATTGGCCCTCGAGCGCCTCTCGGTGCGCGCTGGGGTGCCCACCCCGCGCCTCTACCGCATACCGAGTGCCGCCTGCAACGCCTTCTCGGTCGGACGCGATCCCTCGCGTGCCGTCATCGCCCTTACCGACGGCCTGCTGGCGCGCCTGCCCCAGCGAGAGCTCGAGGGCGTGCTGGCCCACGAGCTCTCGCATATCCGCTATCGCGACAGTCTGACCGTCAGCGTGGTCGTGGCCCTGGCCCTCGCGCTGACCGGTGTCGCTGCCTGGACCGCCTGGATCGGTGGCGACGAAGACCAAGACGCTCCCGGACCGCTGTTTTTGCTGCTCGCTCCGCTGGCCGCCCTGCTGGTGCAGCTCGGCATCAGCCGCGAGCGCGAGTACGCTGCCGACGCGGACGCCGCGCGTCTCACCGCCGACCCCGAGGGGCTCGCCCGCGCCCTCGAGCTGCTGGGCAGGGCAGACGGCACCCGCGCGCCCTACACCCGCCGTCCTGCCACGGCCAGCCTCTACATCGTGGCCCCCGCCTGCACTCCCCGCGCGCTGCGCTGGTTCAGCACCCATCCGCCCCTCGAGGAGCGCGTGACCCGACTGCGCCGCATGGCGCTGGGCGGCTACCCGCAGCTCTGA
- a CDS encoding response regulator, with protein MIRVLLVDDHALVREGTRALLSRQDDLEVVGEAGNGAQALELCATLRPDVVVMDVNMPEMGGIEATRQIKRAHPQIAVIGLSAHDDEAFVMALLEAGAAGYLLKDAPGQELINAIHAARRGESVIAPQLTQMLLKRVRQGTPERAYNLTDREREVLLEAARGFSNKEIAKRLDISPKTVEVHLSALFEKLDVASRTEAVIGAMKRGIIQLSEL; from the coding sequence ATGATCCGAGTGCTGTTGGTGGATGATCACGCGCTGGTGCGCGAAGGGACCCGTGCCCTGCTCTCGAGGCAGGACGACCTCGAGGTGGTCGGTGAGGCCGGAAACGGCGCGCAGGCCCTGGAGTTGTGCGCCACTCTCAGGCCGGACGTGGTGGTGATGGACGTCAACATGCCGGAAATGGGCGGCATCGAGGCAACCCGGCAGATCAAGCGGGCGCATCCGCAAATCGCGGTCATTGGTCTTTCCGCGCACGATGACGAGGCCTTTGTAATGGCGCTGCTCGAGGCAGGGGCCGCCGGCTACCTGCTCAAAGACGCGCCCGGGCAGGAGCTGATCAACGCCATTCACGCCGCGCGGCGCGGTGAGTCGGTGATCGCACCACAGCTGACCCAGATGCTGCTCAAGCGGGTGCGTCAGGGTACGCCCGAGCGGGCCTACAACCTGACCGACCGCGAGCGCGAGGTGCTGCTCGAGGCGGCGCGAGGCTTCTCGAACAAGGAGATTGCCAAGCGCCTGGACATTTCGCCCAAGACGGTGGAGGTGCACCTCAGTGCCCTGTTCGAGAAGCTGGACGTGGCCAGCCGGACCGAGGCGGTGATCGGGGCGATGAAGCGCGGCATTATTCAGCTCAGTGAACTTTGA
- a CDS encoding ATP-binding protein, which translates to MNFDLTALPWGVLILLALGQMGVHLARSLVEPPGPVRLSSPLVIAGLPLVGPLGALGALLLGQIVGSVLRREPHLRVRPLLVDLLALLLAGVAETQVMGDGTFEPDLPFDYLAIGTAIAVYLAVRWLAARLRLIETSGEGAFDALIPMAPAVTIAYDASPLAAYLVLPALVGAYVVRGLNYRVRRTEEALRLERQRILQARAVAGAQESERARIARDLHDGPLQEVIAARRMVEAGLNERAVSVLAEAVQHLREAIYDVHPSVLQLGLPVALRALGARHASLEVHLQVSDPPPPLSEDQQLAVYRIVSEALSNVERHAQAHAAWIRLEAQGGELVVTVQDDGLGLPLKASGRGLGLVSMRERAEALGGQLSLSSNAQGTRVEARLPLRDTAIGLEA; encoded by the coding sequence GTGAACTTTGATCTGACCGCGTTGCCCTGGGGCGTGCTGATCCTGCTGGCACTCGGCCAGATGGGCGTGCACCTGGCGCGCTCGCTGGTGGAGCCGCCCGGTCCGGTGCGACTGTCCTCGCCGCTGGTGATCGCGGGTCTGCCGCTGGTGGGACCGCTGGGCGCGCTGGGCGCGCTGCTGCTGGGACAGATCGTGGGCTCCGTGCTGCGCCGCGAGCCGCACCTGAGGGTCAGACCGCTGCTGGTTGACCTGCTCGCCCTGCTGCTGGCCGGGGTGGCCGAAACCCAGGTCATGGGCGACGGCACCTTCGAGCCCGACTTGCCTTTTGATTATCTGGCGATCGGCACCGCCATCGCGGTTTATCTGGCGGTACGCTGGCTGGCCGCGCGCCTGCGGCTGATCGAGACGTCCGGCGAAGGCGCTTTTGACGCGCTGATCCCGATGGCTCCGGCCGTGACCATCGCCTACGACGCCTCGCCGCTGGCCGCTTACCTGGTGCTGCCCGCGCTGGTCGGGGCCTACGTGGTGCGCGGCCTGAACTACCGGGTGCGCCGCACCGAGGAAGCGCTGCGCCTCGAGCGGCAGCGCATCTTGCAGGCCCGCGCGGTGGCGGGCGCGCAGGAGAGCGAGCGGGCGCGCATCGCCCGCGACCTGCACGACGGTCCGCTGCAGGAGGTGATCGCCGCCCGCCGCATGGTGGAAGCGGGCTTGAACGAGCGCGCGGTCAGCGTGCTGGCCGAGGCGGTGCAGCACCTGCGCGAGGCGATCTACGACGTTCACCCCAGCGTGCTGCAACTCGGTCTGCCGGTCGCGCTGCGGGCACTCGGTGCCCGCCACGCCTCGCTCGAGGTGCACCTGCAGGTATCGGACCCGCCGCCGCCGCTCTCCGAGGACCAGCAACTGGCGGTGTACCGCATCGTGAGCGAGGCGCTCTCAAACGTGGAACGTCACGCGCAGGCGCACGCGGCCTGGATCAGGCTCGAGGCGCAGGGCGGGGAACTGGTGGTAACGGTACAAGACGACGGCCTGGGCCTGCCGCTCAAGGCGAGCGGGCGCGGCCTGGGCCTGGTGTCGATGCGCGAGCGTGCCGAGGCTCTGGGCGGGCAGCTCAGCCTGTCGTCGAACGCGCAGGGCACCCGGGTAGAAGCCCGCCTGCCGCTACGCGACACCGCCATCGGCCTCGAGGCTTAA
- a CDS encoding winged helix-turn-helix domain-containing protein, translated as MHSPQVAAFLLNPHSRRYLTAFLGRARSASEVAAELGVGVSALTYRIAQMRRLGLLRIERSEPRRGRPVRYYRAASAHYFVPYAAQGDVRALSSRQQSEVLWQDRLLRGLEGAQQAFARQAGLHLYWDGQVDCHVDAWCDGRAVRPLSGTVPALSAWADLRLSGPELRELHEELCDLFDRYTGRHSGEGSYVLHLALAPDPDAG; from the coding sequence GTGCACAGCCCGCAGGTAGCCGCCTTCTTGCTTAACCCGCACAGCCGCCGCTACCTGACCGCCTTTTTAGGACGCGCCCGCAGCGCTTCGGAGGTGGCGGCCGAACTGGGTGTGGGTGTCAGCGCCCTCACCTACCGCATCGCGCAGATGCGCAGGCTGGGTCTGCTGCGGATCGAGCGCAGCGAGCCGCGCCGCGGCCGCCCGGTGCGCTACTACCGCGCGGCCAGCGCGCACTACTTCGTGCCCTACGCCGCGCAGGGTGACGTGCGCGCCCTCTCCTCGAGGCAGCAGAGCGAGGTGCTGTGGCAAGACCGGCTGCTGCGCGGCCTCGAGGGGGCTCAGCAGGCGTTCGCGCGGCAGGCCGGGCTGCACCTGTACTGGGACGGACAGGTGGACTGTCACGTAGACGCGTGGTGCGATGGCCGTGCGGTGCGCCCGCTCAGCGGTACGGTCCCGGCGCTGAGCGCCTGGGCGGACCTGCGGCTCTCAGGTCCCGAGCTGCGCGAACTGCACGAGGAGCTGTGCGACCTGTTTGACCGCTACACCGGACGCCACAGCGGCGAGGGCAGCTACGTGCTGCACCTCGCCCTGGCCCCGGATCCCGACGCCGGTTAA
- a CDS encoding GNAT family N-acetyltransferase encodes MSAFRLEAAHLYSLPQLSSAFARGFEGYFVPVADDPQALSTRLRTEQIDLFSSRVALAEGDDLPVGTALIARRGEASRLAGMGIAPGWRSRKLGAALLDCVIAEARARGEKRMLLEVIEGNDPAVRLYRSRGFEVTRRLLGYQAEHPAGEDTPLEEISLEAALEAVTRWGERDLPWQLAPATLAALTPPARAYRLEGAVALLSVSPQSVALRALVVPPELRGQGRATRLLRALAFRHAAPVWAVPAIVPETLGAATLARAGFRVYSLSQLEMCLEL; translated from the coding sequence ATGTCCGCTTTCCGCCTCGAGGCCGCCCACCTGTACAGCTTGCCGCAGCTCTCCAGCGCTTTCGCGCGCGGTTTCGAAGGTTACTTTGTTCCGGTCGCCGACGACCCGCAGGCCCTGTCGACCCGGCTGCGCACCGAACAGATCGACCTGTTCTCCAGCCGGGTGGCGCTTGCCGAAGGCGACGACCTGCCGGTCGGTACCGCCTTGATCGCCCGGCGCGGGGAGGCCAGCCGACTGGCGGGCATGGGCATCGCTCCCGGCTGGCGCAGCCGCAAACTGGGAGCTGCCCTGCTCGACTGCGTGATTGCCGAGGCGCGCGCACGCGGTGAGAAGCGCATGCTGCTCGAGGTGATCGAGGGCAACGACCCCGCCGTGCGCCTCTACCGCAGCCGCGGCTTCGAGGTGACCCGCCGCCTGCTGGGTTACCAGGCCGAACACCCGGCCGGCGAGGACACTCCCCTCGAGGAGATTTCGCTCGAGGCGGCCTTAGAAGCCGTGACCCGCTGGGGTGAGCGCGACTTGCCCTGGCAGCTGGCTCCGGCCACGCTGGCGGCCCTGACCCCGCCTGCCCGCGCTTACCGTCTCGAGGGGGCCGTGGCGCTGCTGTCGGTCTCGCCGCAGAGCGTGGCCCTGCGCGCGCTGGTCGTTCCGCCCGAATTGCGCGGGCAGGGGAGAGCAACCCGGTTGCTGCGGGCGCTGGCCTTCCGTCACGCGGCGCCGGTATGGGCGGTTCCTGCCATCGTGCCCGAGACGCTGGGAGCCGCGACCCTTGCGCGCGCGGGCTTCCGGGTATACTCGCTGAGCCAGCTCGAGATGTGCCTCGAGCTGTAA
- a CDS encoding ABC transporter substrate-binding protein → MKKTLMTALLLSAGLAGAQVKNPDTLVTLTFSDWSTFDPAYCYETGCGEVIQNTLETLLFYDGDAPGKYVPMLAAEVPTVANGGISKDGRTYTFKLRKDVKFSDGTPVTAQDVEYSFERMMVYSTDVGPAGLLLEPLLGSAAPVRAGGKVDYEAIDKAVETKGNDTVIFKLAKPFAPFLGIVAGYSSAVYSKDAAVKAGDWSGSAKDWKKFNNAPQGTTPLHKGGVGSGPFVLERYDTGKTVVLKRNDRYWRAPAKLSRVVIQSVNDETTRIQMLRTGDADMAAPRAMSASQLPNLEKLPGVKVSKNPGMNLSAIFMNEKIDGTGSNYLGSGKLDGRGIPSNFFSDKNVRKAFAYSFDYGAFLRDVMQGLAVQQNTVLIKGLTGYNAAAPKYRFDRATAERYFKAAWGGQVWDKGFVVPVFFNSGNTTRQRALEILKRNIESLNPKFRIEVRELQFSQITSQAAAGKMSVWMGGWSADFADVHSFAQPFLDSNGNYPQNMRYKNAKLDKMIADAVAETNPAARTKIYSQIARIGFEDVPMIALMQQTDTYVQRDWVKGRVLNPMYALDYFYTISKK, encoded by the coding sequence ATGAAAAAGACCCTGATGACGGCCCTGCTGCTCAGCGCGGGCTTAGCTGGCGCGCAGGTCAAGAACCCTGACACGCTGGTCACCCTGACCTTCAGCGACTGGTCGACCTTCGACCCGGCGTACTGCTACGAGACCGGCTGCGGCGAAGTCATCCAGAACACCCTCGAGACCCTGCTGTTCTACGACGGTGACGCACCCGGCAAGTACGTGCCGATGCTGGCTGCCGAGGTTCCCACCGTCGCCAACGGCGGCATCTCCAAAGACGGCCGGACCTACACCTTCAAGCTGCGCAAGGACGTGAAGTTCAGCGACGGTACGCCGGTCACCGCGCAGGACGTGGAGTACAGCTTCGAGCGCATGATGGTGTACTCGACCGACGTGGGCCCCGCCGGTCTGCTGCTCGAGCCGCTGCTGGGCAGCGCCGCTCCGGTGCGTGCCGGTGGCAAGGTGGACTACGAGGCCATCGACAAGGCCGTCGAGACCAAGGGCAACGACACGGTGATCTTCAAGCTCGCCAAGCCCTTCGCACCCTTCTTGGGCATCGTGGCCGGTTACAGCTCGGCCGTCTACTCCAAGGACGCCGCCGTCAAGGCCGGTGACTGGAGCGGCAGCGCCAAGGACTGGAAGAAGTTCAACAACGCTCCGCAGGGCACGACTCCCCTGCACAAGGGCGGCGTGGGCAGCGGTCCTTTCGTCCTCGAGCGTTACGATACCGGCAAGACCGTGGTCCTCAAGCGCAATGACCGCTACTGGCGCGCCCCGGCCAAACTGAGCCGCGTGGTCATCCAGTCGGTGAACGACGAGACCACCCGCATCCAGATGCTGCGTACCGGCGACGCAGACATGGCCGCCCCGCGCGCCATGAGTGCGAGCCAGCTGCCCAACCTCGAGAAGTTGCCCGGCGTGAAGGTGTCCAAGAACCCTGGCATGAACCTCTCGGCCATCTTCATGAACGAGAAGATCGACGGGACCGGCAGCAACTACCTGGGCAGCGGCAAGCTGGACGGCCGGGGCATTCCCAGCAACTTCTTCTCGGACAAGAACGTCCGCAAGGCCTTCGCCTACTCGTTCGACTACGGCGCTTTCCTGCGCGACGTGATGCAGGGCCTGGCAGTCCAGCAGAACACCGTGCTGATCAAGGGTCTGACCGGCTACAACGCCGCAGCCCCCAAGTACCGCTTCGACCGGGCCACTGCCGAGCGCTACTTCAAGGCGGCCTGGGGCGGCCAGGTCTGGGACAAGGGATTTGTGGTCCCGGTGTTTTTCAACTCGGGCAACACCACCCGCCAGCGTGCGCTCGAGATCCTCAAGCGCAACATCGAGTCGCTCAACCCCAAGTTCCGGATCGAGGTGCGTGAACTGCAGTTCTCGCAGATCACCTCGCAGGCTGCGGCCGGCAAGATGTCGGTGTGGATGGGCGGATGGAGCGCCGACTTCGCCGACGTGCACTCGTTCGCGCAGCCCTTCTTGGACTCGAACGGCAACTACCCGCAGAACATGCGCTACAAGAACGCCAAGCTGGACAAGATGATCGCCGATGCGGTGGCCGAAACCAACCCGGCCGCGCGCACCAAGATCTACAGCCAGATCGCCCGCATCGGCTTCGAGGACGTGCCGATGATCGCACTGATGCAGCAGACCGATACCTACGTCCAGCGTGACTGGGTCAAGGGCCGCGTGCTCAACCCGATGTACGCGCTCGACTACTTCTACACCATCTCCAAGAAATAA
- a CDS encoding acetyl-CoA carboxylase carboxyltransferase subunit alpha, which produces MTLQAVSDLERHLENLERTSRESGLDVSQEVASLRRRLETLRRQQDDELSRWERVQLARNPERPTALDYVERIFEDFVELHGDRAFGDDQALIGGPARFGGRSVMLLLQQRGRDTKAKIRRNFGMAHPEGYRKAIRLMDLADKFGLPVVALIDTMGAYPGLAAEERGQAWAIAESIRRMLNLRVPALSVVIGEGGSGGALAIGAANRVLILQNAWYSVISPESCAAILWRDAKEAPKAAEALQLTAPDLLRLGIVEDIVPEPAGGAHRDPQLAAENLRASLEEHLGELEALDGEALLRQRAERFRRLGVFEER; this is translated from the coding sequence GTGACCCTGCAGGCCGTCAGCGACCTCGAGCGGCACCTCGAGAACCTCGAACGCACCTCGAGGGAATCCGGGCTCGACGTGAGCCAGGAGGTGGCTTCGCTGCGCCGCCGCCTGGAAACCCTGCGCCGCCAGCAGGACGACGAACTGTCGCGCTGGGAGCGGGTGCAGCTGGCCCGCAATCCCGAGCGGCCCACCGCTCTTGACTACGTGGAGCGCATCTTCGAGGACTTCGTGGAACTGCACGGGGACCGCGCCTTCGGAGACGATCAGGCCCTGATCGGCGGGCCGGCGCGTTTCGGGGGGCGCTCGGTGATGCTGCTGCTGCAGCAGCGCGGACGTGACACCAAGGCCAAGATCCGCCGTAACTTCGGCATGGCCCACCCGGAAGGCTACCGCAAGGCCATCCGGCTGATGGACCTGGCCGACAAGTTCGGTCTGCCGGTGGTGGCCCTGATCGATACCATGGGAGCGTATCCGGGTCTCGCCGCCGAGGAGCGCGGGCAGGCCTGGGCCATCGCCGAGAGTATCCGCCGCATGCTGAACCTGCGCGTTCCGGCGCTGTCGGTGGTCATCGGCGAGGGCGGATCGGGCGGCGCTCTGGCGATCGGGGCCGCCAACCGGGTCCTGATCCTGCAAAACGCGTGGTACTCGGTGATCAGCCCCGAGTCGTGCGCAGCGATTCTGTGGCGCGACGCCAAGGAAGCGCCCAAGGCGGCCGAGGCCCTGCAGCTGACCGCTCCGGACCTGCTGCGCCTGGGCATCGTAGAGGACATCGTGCCCGAACCGGCCGGGGGAGCGCACCGCGATCCGCAACTGGCCGCCGAGAACCTGCGGGCGTCGCTCGAGGAGCACCTCGGCGAACTCGAGGCGCTCGATGGCGAGGCGCTGCTGCGCCAGCGCGCCGAGCGCTTCCGCCGCCTGGGCGTGTTCGAGGAACGCTAG
- the accD gene encoding acetyl-CoA carboxylase, carboxyltransferase subunit beta, with protein sequence MALEKFFRRKRPQVARGDDLPDLWSKCAACGTQIYNRDFDSNLRVCPKCGHHHRISVAQRIEFLLDQGSFEQTSGQVYPLDPLNFEDTESYPERLRRAQNKTGRPDAVVAGRGTLLGRPLVLAVMDFEFSGGSMGSVVGEEIARAAELAVQEGLPLLLVAASGGARMQESALSLMQMAKTTVALQGLSNAGLPYISLLTDPTTGGVTASFATIADVIVAEPGALIGFAGPRVIQQTIRQSLPEGFQRAEFLLEHGMVDLVVDRRQQRATLATVLSHLTRRSA encoded by the coding sequence CTGCCCGACCTGTGGTCCAAGTGTGCCGCCTGCGGCACGCAGATCTACAACCGTGACTTCGACAGCAACTTGCGGGTCTGTCCCAAATGCGGTCACCACCACCGGATCAGCGTGGCCCAGCGCATCGAATTCCTGCTCGACCAGGGCAGCTTCGAGCAGACCAGCGGGCAGGTCTATCCGCTGGACCCGCTGAACTTTGAGGACACCGAGAGCTACCCCGAGCGCCTGCGCCGCGCTCAGAACAAGACCGGCCGCCCCGACGCGGTCGTGGCCGGCCGCGGCACCCTGCTGGGGCGGCCGCTGGTTTTGGCGGTCATGGACTTTGAATTCTCGGGCGGATCGATGGGCAGCGTCGTGGGCGAAGAGATCGCCCGCGCCGCCGAACTGGCCGTGCAAGAAGGCCTGCCGTTGCTGCTGGTTGCCGCCTCGGGCGGGGCCCGCATGCAAGAGAGCGCGCTGTCGCTGATGCAGATGGCCAAGACCACCGTGGCCCTGCAGGGCCTCAGCAACGCCGGCCTGCCTTACATCAGCCTGCTCACCGACCCCACCACCGGCGGTGTGACCGCCTCGTTCGCCACCATCGCCGACGTGATCGTGGCCGAACCGGGCGCCCTCATCGGCTTCGCCGGACCGCGCGTGATCCAGCAGACCATTCGCCAGAGCCTGCCCGAAGGCTTCCAGCGTGCCGAGTTTCTGCTCGAACACGGCATGGTGGACCTGGTGGTCGACCGCCGCCAGCAGCGCGCCACGCTCGCCACCGTGCTCTCGCACCTGACCCGGAGGTCCGCGTGA